The Pseudomonas fulva 12-X sequence CGCTATCGTCATCGCCCTGTTCCCGCTGGCCGTCGGGCCGCAAACGCAACTGCTGCAGAGCCTGTCGCCCGGGTTGGTGTGGGTCGCGGCGCTGCTGGCGGTCCTGCTCTCGCTCGATGGCCTGTTTCGCAGCGACTTCGAAGACGGCTCCCTGGAACAATGGCTGCTTTGCTCGCACCCCTTGCCGGTGCTGGTGCTGGCCAAGGTCGCGGCGCACTGGTTGTTTTCCGGCCTGGCTCTGGTGCTGCTGTCGCCCCTGCTGGCTTTGATGCTGGGCCTGCCGGGCCGTTGCCTGCCAGTGCTGTTGGCCTCTCTGTTGCTTGGCACGCCCGTCCTTAGTTTGCTGGGCGCTATCGGCGCCGCGCTTACGGTTGGCCTCAAGCGTGGCGGGCTGCTGCTGGCGCTGCTCATTTTGCCTTTGTACATCCCGGTGCTGATTCTCGGCAGCGGGGCCTTGCAGGCGAGTCTGCAAGGGTTGCCGGTCGCCGGGCATCTGCTCTGGCTGGCCAGCCTCACCGCGTTGACGGTAACCCTGACACCCTTCGCCATAGCCGCCGGCCTGAAAATCAGCGTCAGCGAATGATTGAACGTGCTACCGGGGATGGCCGCCGGCCCGTACCTCGGAGAATGATGAGTGACCTGATGAACTGGACATGGTTTCACAAGCTGGGTTCGCCCAAATGGTTCTACGAAATCAGTGGCCGCTGGTTGCCTTGGCTGACCGTCGCCGCGGCCGTGCTGCTGGCCGTGGGCACCGTCTGGGGCTTGGCCTTCGCGCCGCCGGATTACCAGCAGGGCAACAGTTTCCGGATCATCTACATCCATGTGCCGGCGGCGTTCCTGGCCCAGTCGATCTACGTGATGCTGGCGGTGGCCGGGGTGGTCGGCCTGGTGTGGAAGATGAAGCTGGCCGACGTCGCCCTGCAGCAGGCTGCCCCCGTGGGCGCCTGGATGACCGCCATCGCGCTGATCACCGGCGCCGTGTGGGGCAAGCCGACCTGGGGCACCTACTGGATCTGGGATGCGCGCCTGACCTCGATGCTGATCCTGCTGTTCCTGTACTTCGGCGTCATCGCCCTCGGCCAGGCGATCAGCAACCGCGACAGCGCCGCCAAGGCCACCGCAGTGCTGGCAGTGGTCGGGGTGATCAACATCCCGATCATCAAGTACTCGGTGGAGTGGTGGAACACCCTGCACCAGCCGGCCACCTTCAGCGTCATCGACAAGCCGGCGATGCCGGTGCAGATGTGGCTGCCGCTGCTGATCATGGTGCTGGGTTTCTATTGCTTCTTCGCGGCGGTGCTGCTGATGCGCATGCGCCTCGAAGTGCTGCGCCGTGAAGCACGCAGCAGCTGGGTGAAAACCGAAATCCGCGCACTGGTGGAGGGCAAACGATGAGCTTCGCGTCATTCGCCGACTTTCTCGCCATGGGCAATCACGGCGCCTATGTATGGTCGGCCTACGGTATCTGCCTGGTGGTGCTGGTACTCAATGTGATTCTGCCGCTGCAGGCCAGGCGCCGGTACTTGCAGGATGAGGCGCGCCGTATGCGCCGGGAGGAGTCGCGTTGAACGCCGTTCGCAAGAAGCGTCTTTTTATCGTACTGGCGATCGTCGCCGGCGTCGGTATCGCCGTGGCGCTGGCCCTGAGCGCCCTGCAGCAGAACATCAACCTGTTCTACACCCCCACGCAGATCACCAATGGCGAGGCGCCGGTCGATATCCGCATCCGCGCCGGCGGGCTAGTGGAAGAGGGCTCGGTGAAACGCTCCAGTGATTCGCTGCAGACCGACTTCGTGGTCACCGATGGCGCGGCGCGGGTGACCATTCGCTTCCATGGCATCCTGCCGGATCTGTTTCGCGAGGGGCAGGGCATCGTCGCCATGGGCAAGATCGACGACAGCGGCATGTTGCTTGCCGACGAAGTCCTGGCCAAGCACGACGAGAACTACATGCCGCCGGAGGTCAAACAGGCCCTGGAGCAGAGCGGCATGAACAAGCATTACGAGAAAACCGGGGAGGCCAAGCGATGATTCCCGAACTCGGCCACCTGGCGATGATTCTGGCCCTGTGCCTGGCCCTGGTGCAGGCCACCCTGCCGCTGATCGGCGCCTGGCGTGGTGACCGCCAGTGGATGAGCCTGGCACAACCGGCCGCCTGGGGGCAGTTCGCCTTCCTGGCGTTCGCCTTCGCCTGCCTAACCTACGCCTTCATGATTGACGACTTCTCCGTGGCCTACGTGGCGCAGAACTCCAACACGGCGCTTCCCTGGTACTACAAGTTCAGCGCCGTGTGGGGCGCCCACGAAGGCTCGCTGCTGCTCTGGGCCTTGATTCTTGGCGGCTGGACCTTTGCCGTGGCGATCTTCTCGCGGCAGCTGCCCGAGGAAATGCTCGCCCGTGTGCTGGGCGTGATGGGCATCATCAGCGTCGGCTTCCTGCTGTTCCTGATCGTCACCTCCAACCCGTTTACCCGCCTGCTGCCGAACGTGCCGGCCGATGGCCGCGACCTCAACCCGCTGCTGCAGGACTTCGGCCTGATCATTCACCCGCCGATGCTGTACATGGGCTACGTGGGTTTCTCGGTGGCCTTCGCCTTCGCCATCGCCGCGCTGCTCGGCGGCAAGCTGGACGCCGCCTGGGCGCGGTGGTCGCGGCCATGGACCATCATCGCCTGGGCTTTTCTCGGCATCGGCATCGCCCTGGGCTCCTGGTGGGCCTATTACGAGCTGGGCTGGGGCGGCTGGTGGTTCTGGGACCCGGTGGAAAACGCCTCGTTCATGCCCTGGCTGGTCGGCACGGCGCTGATTCATTCGCTGGCGGTTACCGAGAAGCGCGGCGTGTTCAAGAGCTGGACGGTGCTGCTGGCCATCGCCGCGTTCTCCCTCAGCCTGCTTGGCACCTTCCTGGTTCGCTCGGGTGTGCTGACTTCGGTGCATGCCTTTGCCAGCGACCCGGAGCGCGGCGTGTTCATTCTCGCCTTCCTGCTGCTGGTGGTCGGTGGCTCGCTGACCCTGTTCGCCTTGCGTGCGCCGGTGGTGCGCAGCCAGGTCGGCTTCGGCCTGTGGTCGCGAGAAACCCTGCTACTGGCCAACAACCTGATTCTGGTGGTGGCCGCCTCGATGATCCTGCTCGGCACCCTTTATCCGCTGGTGCTCGATGCCCTGAGCGGCGCCAAGCTGTCGGTCGGCCCGCCATACTTCAATGCGCTGTTCGTGCCGTTGATGGGCCTGCTGATGGCCGTGCTCGCGGTCGGCGTGCTGGTGCGCTGGAAGGACACGCCGCTGCGCTGGCTGATCGGCATGCTCACCCCGGTGTTGGTCGCCAGCGTGGCGCTGGCACTGCTGGCCAGCCTCTTGTGGGGCGATTTTCACTGGGCGGTGCTCGGCGTCTGCCTGCTGGCTGCCTGGGTAACTCTGGCCGGGCTGCGCGACATCCAGGACAAGACCCGCCACAAGGGCCTGTTCAAGGGCATGGCCAGCCTGGGCCGCAGCTACTGGGGCATGCAGCTGGCGCACCTGGGCCTGGCCGTGTGCGCGCTGGGGGTGATCCTCACCAGCCTCGGCAGCTTCGAGCGTGACATGCGCATGGCGCCGGGCGAGGCGGTGGAACTGGGTGGCTATCGCTTCGTGTTCGAAGGGGCAGCGCACCATGAAGGGCCGAACTTCATTTCCGACCGCGGCACGGTGCGCATCTTCGATGGCGAGAAGCAGATCGCCGTGCTGCACCCGGAAAAGCGCCTGTACACCGTGCAGCAATCGGTGATGACCGAAGCCGGCATCGACGCCGGGCTGACCCGCGACCTGTTCGTCGCCCTCGGCGAGCCGCTGGAGCAGGGCGCCTGGGCGGTGCGCATCCATATCAAACCCTTCGTTCGCTGGATCTGGCTGGGCGCCTTGATGATGGGCTTCGGTGGCTTTCTCGCCGCCGCCGACAAGCGCTACCGGATGAAAGTCAAAACCCGCGTGCGTGACGCGCTGGGCCTGCAGGAGGCACGCGCATGAGACGCCTGATCTTGTTGCTACCGCTGGTGATCTTTCTCGGCGTGGCGGTATTTCTCTACCGTGGGCTGTTTCTCGACCCGTCCGAGCTGCCGTCGGCGCTGATCGACAAACCTTTCCCGGCGTTTTCGCTGCCGGCGGTGGAGGGCGATCAGCTGATCACCCAGCAGAACCTGCTCGGCAAACCGTCGCTGGTCAACGTCTGGGCCACCTGGTGCGTGGCCTGCAAGGTCGAGCACCCGGTGCTCAACAAGCTGGCG is a genomic window containing:
- the ccmE gene encoding cytochrome c maturation protein CcmE, translating into MNAVRKKRLFIVLAIVAGVGIAVALALSALQQNINLFYTPTQITNGEAPVDIRIRAGGLVEEGSVKRSSDSLQTDFVVTDGAARVTIRFHGILPDLFREGQGIVAMGKIDDSGMLLADEVLAKHDENYMPPEVKQALEQSGMNKHYEKTGEAKR
- a CDS encoding heme lyase CcmF/NrfE family subunit, with the translated sequence MIPELGHLAMILALCLALVQATLPLIGAWRGDRQWMSLAQPAAWGQFAFLAFAFACLTYAFMIDDFSVAYVAQNSNTALPWYYKFSAVWGAHEGSLLLWALILGGWTFAVAIFSRQLPEEMLARVLGVMGIISVGFLLFLIVTSNPFTRLLPNVPADGRDLNPLLQDFGLIIHPPMLYMGYVGFSVAFAFAIAALLGGKLDAAWARWSRPWTIIAWAFLGIGIALGSWWAYYELGWGGWWFWDPVENASFMPWLVGTALIHSLAVTEKRGVFKSWTVLLAIAAFSLSLLGTFLVRSGVLTSVHAFASDPERGVFILAFLLLVVGGSLTLFALRAPVVRSQVGFGLWSRETLLLANNLILVVAASMILLGTLYPLVLDALSGAKLSVGPPYFNALFVPLMGLLMAVLAVGVLVRWKDTPLRWLIGMLTPVLVASVALALLASLLWGDFHWAVLGVCLLAAWVTLAGLRDIQDKTRHKGLFKGMASLGRSYWGMQLAHLGLAVCALGVILTSLGSFERDMRMAPGEAVELGGYRFVFEGAAHHEGPNFISDRGTVRIFDGEKQIAVLHPEKRLYTVQQSVMTEAGIDAGLTRDLFVALGEPLEQGAWAVRIHIKPFVRWIWLGALMMGFGGFLAAADKRYRMKVKTRVRDALGLQEARA
- a CDS encoding heme ABC transporter permease, with product MMNWTWFHKLGSPKWFYEISGRWLPWLTVAAAVLLAVGTVWGLAFAPPDYQQGNSFRIIYIHVPAAFLAQSIYVMLAVAGVVGLVWKMKLADVALQQAAPVGAWMTAIALITGAVWGKPTWGTYWIWDARLTSMLILLFLYFGVIALGQAISNRDSAAKATAVLAVVGVINIPIIKYSVEWWNTLHQPATFSVIDKPAMPVQMWLPLLIMVLGFYCFFAAVLLMRMRLEVLRREARSSWVKTEIRALVEGKR
- the ccmD gene encoding heme exporter protein CcmD, producing the protein MSFASFADFLAMGNHGAYVWSAYGICLVVLVLNVILPLQARRRYLQDEARRMRREESR
- the ccmB gene encoding heme exporter protein CcmB, whose protein sequence is MNSVFMLLVVREARLLCRRPAELANPLVFFAIVIALFPLAVGPQTQLLQSLSPGLVWVAALLAVLLSLDGLFRSDFEDGSLEQWLLCSHPLPVLVLAKVAAHWLFSGLALVLLSPLLALMLGLPGRCLPVLLASLLLGTPVLSLLGAIGAALTVGLKRGGLLLALLILPLYIPVLILGSGALQASLQGLPVAGHLLWLASLTALTVTLTPFAIAAGLKISVSE